A single region of the Garra rufa chromosome 20, GarRuf1.0, whole genome shotgun sequence genome encodes:
- the LOC141293272 gene encoding metalloproteinase inhibitor 3-like: protein MGIPLSAAVTLGLLFFLSVGLNEQVAEGCRCVQRKPQQQYCDSDTVIRAKITGKVNSTQSGTAYSVKIIKMFKHVDEKPIQVIYSSRNSCGINLKNKEYLLAGSVKNGMMFVNLCSLVKRWDSLSSMPVSEWL, encoded by the exons ATGGGCATCCCGCTGTCTGCTGCTGTGACTCTAGGGCTGCTGTTCTTCCTGTCTGTGGGACTGAACGAGCAGGTGGCCGAAGGCTGCAGATGTGTTCAAAGGAAACCGCAACAGCAGTACTGCGATTCTGACACAG TGATTCGAGCTAAGATCACTGGAAAAGTGAACAGCACTCAGAGTGGAACTGCATACAGTGTCAAAATTATCAAG ATGTTTAAGCATGTCGACGAAAAGCCAATTCAGGTCATCTACTCAAGTCGAAATTCATGTGGCATTAATCTGAAAAACAAGGAGTATCTGCTGGCag GAAGTGTCAAGAATGGAATGATGTTTGTTAATTTATGTAGCCTTGTGAAGCGTTGGGACAGTCTCTCCTCAATGCCTGTTTCAGAATGGCTGTGA